A DNA window from Pithys albifrons albifrons isolate INPA30051 chromosome 7, PitAlb_v1, whole genome shotgun sequence contains the following coding sequences:
- the LOC139674131 gene encoding olfactory receptor 14A16-like: MFNSSSISQFLLLPLADTRQLQLLHFWLFLGISLAALLGNGLIISAVACDHHLHTPMHFFLLNLSLTDLGCICTTVPKAMHNSLWHTTTISYTGCAAQVFFFLFFIMTEFYLLTIMCYDRYVAICKPLHYGTLLDSRACAHMAAAAWASGFLNALLHTANTFSLPLCHGNALGQFFCEIPHILKLSCSQSYLRKIGLIVVTASSVFGCFIFIVFSYVQIFRAVLRIPSEQGRHKAFSTCLPHLAVVSLFVITGIFSNLKPPSISSPVLDLVVSVLYSVAPPALNPLIYSLRNKEIKDALCKAFEHSPLQIKISNYPTGAPIVPQE; this comes from the coding sequence ATgttcaacagcagctccatcagccagttcctcctcctgccactggcagacacgcggcagctgcagctcctgcacttctggctcttcctgggcatctccctggctgccctcctgggcaacggcctcatcatcagtgccgtagcctgcgaccaccacctgcacacccccatgcacttcttcctgctcaacctgtccctcacagacctgggctgcatctgcaccactgtccccaaagccatgcacaactccctctggcacaccacaaccatctcctacacaggatgtgctgcacaggtgtttttctttctgttcttcatcatGACAGAGTTTtatctcctcaccatcatgtgctacgaccgctacgttgccatctgcaaacccctgcactacgggaccctcctggacagcagagcttgtgcccacatggcagcagctgcctgggccagtggctttctcaatgctctgctgcacacagccaatacattttccctgcccctgtgccatggcaatgccctgggccagttcttctgtgaaatccctcaCATCCTCAAACTCTCCTGCTCACAATCCTACCTCAGGAAAATTGGGCTCATTGTGGTTACTGCCTCTTCAGTTTttggctgtttcattttcatagttttctcctatgtgcagatcttcagggctgtgctgaggatcccctctgagcagggacggcacaaagccttttccacgtgcctccctcacctggctgtggtctccctgtttgtcatCACTGGCATATTTTCTAACCtcaagcctccctccatctcatCCCCAGTTCTAGATCTGGTAGTttcagttctgtactcagtggCTCCTCCAGCAttgaaccccctcatctacagcctgagaaacaaggaaatcAAGGATGCCCTCTGCAAAGCCTTTGAACACAGTCCACTTCAGATTAAGATTTCCAATTACCCCACTGGGGCTCCAATTGTACCTCAAGAATAG